The genomic window GGTCGTGCCGCTCGCGGTGATGGGGCTCTCCGACCTCTATCTCGACTGGGGCTCGGGCCGTGCCGTGCTCGACGCATCCCGCGTGTTCAGCTACGCGGCGCTGGCGGTCATCCCGGTGCTGGGGCTGCTGGTCCGCCGCTCGAGGGCGGGCCTGTACCTGGTCCCCGGCCTGGCGGTGGCGGGCTCGGCCATCTTCTTCGCCCTCAGCAACCTGGGCTCCTGGATCGACCTGCCGATGCTCTACACGCGCGACCTCGCCGGCCTGGCCGACGCGTACGTCAAGGCGATCCCCTTCTACCGCAACACGTTCCTGTCCGACCTCATCGGCGCCCCGCTCTTCTTCGCTGCGGGCTACCTGATCGAGCGGGCCTATCGCCGGCTCACGGCCAGCCAGGCCGTCTCGGCCGAGGCGGGCAAGTCTTCGATCGCCTGACGGGGCCGACGAACCGATGGCAAGGCTGCTCGTCAGCGTCCGCTCGGCGACGGAAGCGGTCGTGGCCCACCGCGCGGGGGCCTCGATCATCGACGTCAAGGAGCCGGACGCGGGCCCGCTGGGGATGTCCCCCTGGCCCACCTGGATCCGGGTCAGGCAGGCCCTGGACGAGTCGGTGCCCGTCAGCGTCGCCCTCGGCGAACTCCCCGAATGGAGGAGCGAGGTGCCGCCGGCCGTCCCCTCGCGAGCCTGGTCGGGGCTCGCCTTCCGGAAGATCGGGCTCGCGGAGTCGGGGCCGCGGTGGCGCGGCGACTGGTTCGAGCTGATGCGTCGACTCGACGGATCGGGCCCGAGCTGGGTCGGCGTGGCGTATGCCGACTGGCGATCCGCCGGCAGCCCCTCGCCGGAT from Aquisphaera giovannonii includes these protein-coding regions:
- a CDS encoding (5-formylfuran-3-yl)methyl phosphate synthase, whose amino-acid sequence is MARLLVSVRSATEAVVAHRAGASIIDVKEPDAGPLGMSPWPTWIRVRQALDESVPVSVALGELPEWRSEVPPAVPSRAWSGLAFRKIGLAESGPRWRGDWFELMRRLDGSGPSWVGVAYADWRSAGSPSPDELLEAAGDSPETVGILLDTWAKSDRLRIDDSLVHWSGRVRERGKFLAVAGGLDASSIPGLDVLEPDIVAVRGAACEGGDRRAPVVASRVERLAELVSELGRVPCRRG
- a CDS encoding DUF6580 family putative transport protein; protein product: MRTVVALVLIALGVALRLNPYHEFNFVPIGALALFAGSCLPLRWAWVVPLAVMGLSDLYLDWGSGRAVLDASRVFSYAALAVIPVLGLLVRRSRAGLYLVPGLAVAGSAIFFALSNLGSWIDLPMLYTRDLAGLADAYVKAIPFYRNTFLSDLIGAPLFFAAGYLIERAYRRLTASQAVSAEAGKSSIA